In Nothobranchius furzeri strain GRZ-AD chromosome 18, NfurGRZ-RIMD1, whole genome shotgun sequence, a single genomic region encodes these proteins:
- the cep170ba gene encoding centrosomal protein of 170 kDa protein B isoform X2: protein MSVTSWFLVSSSGTRHRLPREMIFVGRDDCELMLQSRSVDKQHAVINYDPNTDEHMVKDLGSLNGTFVNDLRIPDQTYITLKLSDVIRFGYDAHVYILEKSQHKVPEEALKHEKYTSQLQLSIKALEAKSKEKQQQQLQSSEKSKDAVSSLRQQDRAERRARSLTAPTDSPISKPTPLYGQPSWWGEDEDPANAKQNREPAKEVGRSQSDSHAKSTLSCRREPSYFEIPTEEFQQQPTKKQVSQVHEVPTRDSSDTSQSISSTPTPPVVQSHASFTIEFDDCTPGKMKIKDHVTKFALRQTHKQAATEAATAPTEVMSAESKVADWLVQSNASLLRKMSQGENLYKAGSHSSGLRITAENYSENGARSDSGHPAINGKDFVQSEAQDVPWVSSRTSPDSEELLSHSPPESQSLSSHSKSELQQTFVIEFDDSRKRLSQVFTSTTPPPEPTGHRLQLENASKPSSPSVERHVLPSSSSTPSTQRYTIPLKDSSSSGFQRAGSLRREKTEDRISTSFYSRSSSSASSRPFSSVGRKSKLSREFTAELLKQKQNSSSSWEKDASSSPKAALKRAEMVFQSNKTSASPPLSERHHQPQTSSPVDHPVPLKTSTTSTLSVDVKGPRNEDEDDLSDAGTYTIEADVQDKELEEARKKINQVFGVVESPEPINQSQAETSSAFRPAIGQGREEVRQGSCGEVKPAPEQGQVQRAAALAPGAPKWMSCWASLADSYMDSGPPPGLFDIPSQMELSGGVRGAVDVPKTALGQHLDSSDADASKARRILPQVPQGEKSDIPTPSIYVHYNPNSTFDVKDGCSAALETQDGAHMLTVQDDVEPDSLSDASKSEDGSIIEHSKGHLSDPEDKPTPAVKATAFYIGSEERSKPQRGAFKATTPKAERKLVNKTFSTATLTKQKDIQVSDMVKSTASEPILGQNMQRSEGKEAAAPSLFRQESFTKDRPSNARLPNISSLPAERDPEPGFIQGGGQDTQSYLRQTEDVLAVLTARLHPEATPSPTLDSPSGDSDVDTSSTVSHHSNNTKTNTLLKKTAADVRQRDTFSSNVASQDSNHRPEKPPPCGLSRTEAVRRTVGLRHGVGRAGSVDLSDEPQSLPYSDQESSSSQTHRKYTVPFQKEDGKTPRMAQALSRTSSLSAPRPTRASMLRKARLGEASDNEGTETDRLSQEASNALVKNPQEPKKLSRLDMLAMPRRRTSSFNTPSDTESSSTPQWTSRSAGSSNRNTDVSSTSNQRTSTAPPTKPAERPLKAALSRPAVTRSRSVGAKYASSTASSRRRQKGSDYTSTSDEEYDSNWTNFKHKRSQPSSASHSPRGQPRPQPVVARHPKPRSSRESDEENREGEAFHSWSAHSAEIARLSQDLAKDLAILAREIHDVAGDGDAQTPTGEHSAPTAHEKVHQAKQVPQIPESGSEQVQPKKEPEQNSRKLAHTRDEVKVGSLMLSPVYEVTAGIRESTQQLADKIKKLFQDRMDVWEDTEARMNSDVDDTVGKSSNKEIVSILKELRGIKMQLEVINAVMGPSDTPEAAKTSAPAVSSSSSDARFSRTPPRDWRTVHSVFKRGGGPRPSESVRRAAVTPDDLREGYLV from the exons GCTCATGTGTACATCCTGGAGAAGAGTCAACACAAGGTCCCAGAGGAAGCTCTGAAG CATGAGAAGTACACCAGCCAATTGCAGCTCAGTATAAAAGCCCTAGAAGCCAAGTCGAaggaaaagcagcagcagcagctccagagcTCAGAGAAGAGCAAAGATGCAGTTTCCAGTCTCAGACAACAGGATAGGGCCGAGCGGAGAGCCCGGTCACTTACAG CTCCCACAGATTCTCCCATATCCAAACCGACTCCTCTGTATGGCCAGCcgtcctggtggggggaggatgaAGACCCAGCCAACGCGAAGCAGAACCGAG AGCCTGCTAAAGAGGTCGGCCGCTCTCAGTCAGACAGTCACGCCAAGTCCACGCTCTCCTGCCGCCGAGAGCCCAGCTACTTCGAGATCCCAACAGAAGAGTTCCAGCAGCAGCCTACCAAGAAACAAGTGTCTCAGGTTCATGAGGTTCCAACAAGGGACTCCTCGGACACCTCTCAGTCCATCTCCTCGACCCCGACGCCACCTGTAGTCCAAAGCCACGCCTCCTTCACCATTGAGTTTGACGACTGCACCCCGGGCAAAATGAAGATCAAAGACCACGTGACCAAGTTTGCTTTGCGCCAAACGCACAAGCAAGCTGCCACGGAGGCTGCTACTGCTCCTACAGAGGTGATGTCAGCTGAGAGCAAAGTAGCTGATTGGCTGGTCCAAAGCAACGCCAGCCTGCTGAGGAAGATGTCTCAGGGTGAAAACTTGTATAAAGCCGGCAGCCACTCGTCAGGCCTGAGAATCACAGCCG AGAACTACAGCGAGAACGGCGCTCGCAGTGATTCAGGGCATCCTGCCATCAATGGAAAGGACTTTGTCCAATCAGAAGCTCAGGATGTTCCATGGGTTTCTTCAAGAACCTCCCCAGACTCAGAGGAGCTTTTGTCTCATTCACCACCagagtcccagtccctctccaGTCACAGCAAGTCTGAGCTTCAACAAACGTTTGTCATCGAGTTTGATGATTCCAGAAAGAGACTCTCCCAGGTCTTCACCAGTACCACCCCCCCACCTGAGCCTACAGGCCATCGGCTCCAGCTGGAGAACGCAAGCAAACCTTCAAGTCCCTCAGTGGAGAGACACGTCCTGCCTTCATCCTCCAGCACTCCATCCACCCAGAGATACACCATTCCTCTAAAAGACTCGTCTTCATCAGggtttcaaagagccggctcgctCCGACGGGAAAAGACCGAAGACCGGATCAGCACCAGCTTTTactcccgctcctcctcctctgcgtCTTCAAGGCCCTTTAGCAGCGTCGGTCGGAAGTCCAAACTCTCACGGGAGTTCACTGCCGAGCTCCTCAAGCAGAAGCAGAATTCTTCATCCAGCTGGGAAAAAGACGCTTCCAGTTCTCCCAAAGCGGCTTTGAAAAGGGCAGAGATGGTTTTCCAGTCCAATAAGACCTCCGCAAGTCCTCCTCTGTCTGAGCGTCATCACCAGCCTCAGACCTCCTCTCCAGTCGACCACCCCGTTCCTCTAAAGACGTCAACCACGTCCACTCTGAGTGTGGACGTCAAAGGCCCTAGGAATGAAGACGAGGACGACCTGAGCGATGCAGGAACCTACACCATCGAAGCAGATGTTCAGGATAAAGAGCTGGAAGAGGCACGGAAAAAGATCAACCAG GTGTTTGGTGTTGTTGAGAGCCCAGAGCCAATCAACCAGAGCCAAGCAGAAACCTCGTCAGCTTTTAGGCCTGCTATTGGTCAGGGCAGGGAGGAGGTTAGACAGGGTAGCTGTGGGGAGGTGAAGCCAGCTCCAGAGCAGGGACAG GTTCAGCGAGCAGCTGCGTTGGCACCGGGGGCTCCTAAGTGGATGTCGTGCTGGGCCAGCTTGGCAGACAGCTACATGGATTCTGGGCCTCCACCCGGCCTCTTTGACATCCCCTCCCAGATGGAACTGTCAGGAGGGG TGCGAGGCGCAGTCGACGTTCCCAAGACCGCACTCGGTCAACACCTCGACAGCTCGGATGCCGATGCTTCAAAGGCTCGGCGTATTCTGCCACAGGTACCGCAGGGAGAGAAGAGTGACATCCCAACTCCAAGCATCTATGTTCATTATAACCCCAATTCAACGTTTGACGTGAAGGACGGCTGCTCCGCTGCCCTCGAGACTCAAGATGGCGCTCATATGTTAACTGTGCAAGATGATGTGGAGCCCGACAGCCTGAGTGATGCCAGCAAGTCGGAGGACGGATCCATCATTGAGCACAGTAAGGGACATCTTTCTGATCCGGAGGACAAGCCCACACCGGCTGTCAAGGCAACAGCTTTCTACATTGGCTCAGAGGAGCGGTCGAAACCACAACGCGGAGCCTTCAAGGCGACCACGCCCAAGGCTGAAAGAAAACTCGTAAACAAAACTTTTTCAACAGCCACTCTTACTAAACAAAAAGACATTCAGGTCTCTGATATGGTCAAGTCCACCGCATCAGAACCAATTCTAGGCCAAAATATGCAGAGGTCAGAGGGCAAAGAGGCTGCGGCGCCATCATTATTCAGGCAGGAGAGCTTCACTAAGGATAGGCCGAGCAACGCCAGGCTGCCAAACATCTCCAGTCTACCCGCTGAAAGAGACCCGGAACCTGGGTTCATTCAGGGGGGCGGTCAGGACACCCAGTCCTACCTCAGACAGACGGAGGATGTCCTGGCAGTTCTGACAGCCAGACTCCACCCAGAGGCCACACCGTCTCCCACACTGGACTCACCTTCTGGGGATTCTGATGTGGACACCTCCAGCACAGTCAGCCATCACAGCAACAACACCAAAACAAACACACTGTTGAAAAAAACTGCTGCAGACGTCCGTCAAAGAGACACGTTTTCTAGTAACGTAGCTAGTCAGGACTCAAATCACCGGCCTGAAAAGCCTCCTCCTTGTGGTTTAAGCAGGACGGAGGCTGTGAGGCGGACAGTAGGACTGAGACATGGCGTAGGAAGAGCTGGATCTGTAGACCTGAGCGATGAGCCTCAGAGTTTACCTTACTCTGATCAGGAGAGCAGCAGCAGCCAAACACACAGGAAGTACACCGTTCCTTTCCAGAAGGAAGATGGCAAGACTCCCAGGATGGCTCAGGCCTTGAGTCGGACCAGCAGCTTGTCAGCACCAAGACCCACCAGGGCCTCCATGCTCCGCAAGGCTCGCCTGGGGGAGGCCTCAGACAACGAGGGGACAGAAACAGACAGGTTGTCCCAAGAGGCGAGCAACGCCCTTGTGAAGAATCCTCAAGAACCCAAGAAACTCTCCAGACTGGATATGCTGGCCATGCCTCGTAGGAGGACGAGCTCGTTTAACACACCCAGTGACACGGAGTCCTCTTCCACTCCGCAGTGGACAAGCAGGAGCGCAGGATCTTCCAACCGCAACACAGATGTAAGCAGCACCTCCAATCAAAGGACCTCTACTGCTCCACCGACAAAACCTGCAGAACGGCCTCTGAAAGCAGCTCTCAGCAGACCAGCGGTGACTCGCTCGCGCTCAGTCGGCGCCAAGTATGCCAGCAGCACAGCAA GCTCTAGGAGACGACAGAAAGGCTCTGACTATACCTCTACCTCCGATGAGGAGTACGACTCAAACTGGACCAATTTTAAACACAAACGCTCCCAACCTTCCTCAGCTTCCCACAGCCCTCGCGGTCAGCCTCGGCCCCAGCCGGTGGTCGCGCGGCACCCGAAACCACGCAGCAGCAGAGAGTCCGACGAGGAGAACCGAGAGGGAGAGGCTTTCCACAGCTGGAGCGCGCACAGTGCTGAGATCGCACG GTTGAGTCAGGATTTGGCCAAAGACTTGGCCATCTTAGCCAGAGAAATCCATGACGTAGCAggtgacggcgatgcacaaacgccGACTGGGGAGCACAGTGCTCCAACCGCTCATGAGAAGGTACATCAAGCTAAA CAGGTTCCACAAATCCCAGAGTCTGGATCAGAACAAGTCCAACCAAAGAAGGAGCCTGAACAGAACTCCAGGAAGTTAGCTCATACCAGAGATGAG GTCAAAGTTGGTAGTTTGATGCTGAGTCCGGTGTATGAGGTCACAGCGGGTATCAGAGAAAGCACACAGCAACTGGCTGACAAGATCAA GAAGTTGTTCCAGGACAGGATGGATGTTTGGGAAGATACCGAAGCAAGGATGAACTCCGATGTTGATGATACTGTTGGCAAATCTTCCAacaag GAAATTGTGTCCATCTTAAAAGAGCTCAGAGGCATTAAAATGCAACTTGAGG tCATTAATGCGGTCATGGGACCCAGTGACACGCCAGAAGCTGCAAAGACCTCAGCACCCGctgtctcctcctcctcatctgacGCTCGCTTCTCCAGGACTCCACCTCGAGACTGGAGGACGGTCCACTCTGTCTTCAAACGTGGCGGTGGTCCGAGACCCAGTGAGAGCGTCAGAAGAGCTGCCGTGACCCCCGACGACCTTAGAGAGGGATATTTAGTCTGA
- the cep170ba gene encoding centrosomal protein of 170 kDa protein B isoform X5: MSVTSWFLVSSSGTRHRLPREMIFVGRDDCELMLQSRSVDKQHAVINYDPNTDEHMVKDLGSLNGTFVNDLRIPDQTYITLKLSDVIRFGYDAHVYILEKSQHKVPEEALKHEKYTSQLQLSIKALEAKSKEKQQQQLQSSEKSKDAVSSLRQQDRAERRARSLTAPTDSPISKPTPLYGQPSWWGEDEDPANAKQNREPAKEVGRSQSDSHAKSTLSCRREPSYFEIPTEEFQQQPTKKQVSQVHEVPTRDSSDTSQSISSTPTPPVVQSHASFTIEFDDCTPGKMKIKDHVTKFALRQTHKQAATEAATAPTEVMSAESKVADWLVQSNASLLRKMSQGENLYKAGSHSSGLRITAENYSENGARSDSGHPAINGKDFVQSEAQDVPWVSSRTSPDSEELLSHSPPESQSLSSHSKSELQQTFVIEFDDSRKRLSQVFTSTTPPPEPTGHRLQLENASKPSSPSVERHVLPSSSSTPSTQRYTIPLKDSSSSGFQRAGSLRREKTEDRISTSFYSRSSSSASSRPFSSVGRKSKLSREFTAELLKQKQNSSSSWEKDASSSPKAALKRAEMVFQSNKTSASPPLSERHHQPQTSSPVDHPVPLKTSTTSTLSVDVKGPRNEDEDDLSDAGTYTIEADVQDKELEEARKKINQVFGVVESPEPINQSQAETSSAFRPAIGQGREEVRQGSCGEVKPAPEQGQVQVQRAAALAPGAPKWMSCWASLADSYMDSGPPPGLFDIPSQMELSGGVRGAVDVPKTALGQHLDSSDADASKARRILPQVPQGEKSDIPTPSIYVHYNPNSTFDVKDGCSAALETQDGAHMLTVQDDVEPDSLSDASKSEDGSIIEHSKGHLSDPEDKPTPAVKATAFYIGSEERSKPQRGAFKATTPKAERKLVNKTFSTATLTKQKDIQVSDMVKSTASEPILGQNMQRSEGKEAAAPSLFRQESFTKDRPSNARLPNISSLPAERDPEPGFIQGGGQDTQSYLRQTEDVLAVLTARLHPEATPSPTLDSPSGDSDVDTSSTVSHHSNNTKTNTLLKKTAADVRQRDTFSSNVASQDSNHRPEKPPPCGLSRTEAVRRTVGLRHGVGRAGSVDLSDEPQSLPYSDQESSSSQTHRKYTVPFQKEDGKTPRMAQALSRTSSLSAPRPTRASMLRKARLGEASDNEGTETDRLSQEASNALVKNPQEPKKLSRLDMLAMPRRRTSSFNTPSDTESSSTPQWTSRSAGSSNRNTDVSSTSNQRTSTAPPTKPAERPLKAALSRPAVTRSRSVGAKYASSTATSHSPRGQPRPQPVVARHPKPRSSRESDEENREGEAFHSWSAHSAEIARLSQDLAKDLAILAREIHDVAGDGDAQTPTGEHSAPTAHEKVHQAKQVPQIPESGSEQVQPKKEPEQNSRKLAHTRDEVKVGSLMLSPVYEVTAGIRESTQQLADKIKKLFQDRMDVWEDTEARMNSDVDDTVGKSSNKEIVSILKELRGIKMQLEVINAVMGPSDTPEAAKTSAPAVSSSSSDARFSRTPPRDWRTVHSVFKRGGGPRPSESVRRAAVTPDDLREGYLV, from the exons GCTCATGTGTACATCCTGGAGAAGAGTCAACACAAGGTCCCAGAGGAAGCTCTGAAG CATGAGAAGTACACCAGCCAATTGCAGCTCAGTATAAAAGCCCTAGAAGCCAAGTCGAaggaaaagcagcagcagcagctccagagcTCAGAGAAGAGCAAAGATGCAGTTTCCAGTCTCAGACAACAGGATAGGGCCGAGCGGAGAGCCCGGTCACTTACAG CTCCCACAGATTCTCCCATATCCAAACCGACTCCTCTGTATGGCCAGCcgtcctggtggggggaggatgaAGACCCAGCCAACGCGAAGCAGAACCGAG AGCCTGCTAAAGAGGTCGGCCGCTCTCAGTCAGACAGTCACGCCAAGTCCACGCTCTCCTGCCGCCGAGAGCCCAGCTACTTCGAGATCCCAACAGAAGAGTTCCAGCAGCAGCCTACCAAGAAACAAGTGTCTCAGGTTCATGAGGTTCCAACAAGGGACTCCTCGGACACCTCTCAGTCCATCTCCTCGACCCCGACGCCACCTGTAGTCCAAAGCCACGCCTCCTTCACCATTGAGTTTGACGACTGCACCCCGGGCAAAATGAAGATCAAAGACCACGTGACCAAGTTTGCTTTGCGCCAAACGCACAAGCAAGCTGCCACGGAGGCTGCTACTGCTCCTACAGAGGTGATGTCAGCTGAGAGCAAAGTAGCTGATTGGCTGGTCCAAAGCAACGCCAGCCTGCTGAGGAAGATGTCTCAGGGTGAAAACTTGTATAAAGCCGGCAGCCACTCGTCAGGCCTGAGAATCACAGCCG AGAACTACAGCGAGAACGGCGCTCGCAGTGATTCAGGGCATCCTGCCATCAATGGAAAGGACTTTGTCCAATCAGAAGCTCAGGATGTTCCATGGGTTTCTTCAAGAACCTCCCCAGACTCAGAGGAGCTTTTGTCTCATTCACCACCagagtcccagtccctctccaGTCACAGCAAGTCTGAGCTTCAACAAACGTTTGTCATCGAGTTTGATGATTCCAGAAAGAGACTCTCCCAGGTCTTCACCAGTACCACCCCCCCACCTGAGCCTACAGGCCATCGGCTCCAGCTGGAGAACGCAAGCAAACCTTCAAGTCCCTCAGTGGAGAGACACGTCCTGCCTTCATCCTCCAGCACTCCATCCACCCAGAGATACACCATTCCTCTAAAAGACTCGTCTTCATCAGggtttcaaagagccggctcgctCCGACGGGAAAAGACCGAAGACCGGATCAGCACCAGCTTTTactcccgctcctcctcctctgcgtCTTCAAGGCCCTTTAGCAGCGTCGGTCGGAAGTCCAAACTCTCACGGGAGTTCACTGCCGAGCTCCTCAAGCAGAAGCAGAATTCTTCATCCAGCTGGGAAAAAGACGCTTCCAGTTCTCCCAAAGCGGCTTTGAAAAGGGCAGAGATGGTTTTCCAGTCCAATAAGACCTCCGCAAGTCCTCCTCTGTCTGAGCGTCATCACCAGCCTCAGACCTCCTCTCCAGTCGACCACCCCGTTCCTCTAAAGACGTCAACCACGTCCACTCTGAGTGTGGACGTCAAAGGCCCTAGGAATGAAGACGAGGACGACCTGAGCGATGCAGGAACCTACACCATCGAAGCAGATGTTCAGGATAAAGAGCTGGAAGAGGCACGGAAAAAGATCAACCAG GTGTTTGGTGTTGTTGAGAGCCCAGAGCCAATCAACCAGAGCCAAGCAGAAACCTCGTCAGCTTTTAGGCCTGCTATTGGTCAGGGCAGGGAGGAGGTTAGACAGGGTAGCTGTGGGGAGGTGAAGCCAGCTCCAGAGCAGGGACAGGTACAG GTTCAGCGAGCAGCTGCGTTGGCACCGGGGGCTCCTAAGTGGATGTCGTGCTGGGCCAGCTTGGCAGACAGCTACATGGATTCTGGGCCTCCACCCGGCCTCTTTGACATCCCCTCCCAGATGGAACTGTCAGGAGGGG TGCGAGGCGCAGTCGACGTTCCCAAGACCGCACTCGGTCAACACCTCGACAGCTCGGATGCCGATGCTTCAAAGGCTCGGCGTATTCTGCCACAGGTACCGCAGGGAGAGAAGAGTGACATCCCAACTCCAAGCATCTATGTTCATTATAACCCCAATTCAACGTTTGACGTGAAGGACGGCTGCTCCGCTGCCCTCGAGACTCAAGATGGCGCTCATATGTTAACTGTGCAAGATGATGTGGAGCCCGACAGCCTGAGTGATGCCAGCAAGTCGGAGGACGGATCCATCATTGAGCACAGTAAGGGACATCTTTCTGATCCGGAGGACAAGCCCACACCGGCTGTCAAGGCAACAGCTTTCTACATTGGCTCAGAGGAGCGGTCGAAACCACAACGCGGAGCCTTCAAGGCGACCACGCCCAAGGCTGAAAGAAAACTCGTAAACAAAACTTTTTCAACAGCCACTCTTACTAAACAAAAAGACATTCAGGTCTCTGATATGGTCAAGTCCACCGCATCAGAACCAATTCTAGGCCAAAATATGCAGAGGTCAGAGGGCAAAGAGGCTGCGGCGCCATCATTATTCAGGCAGGAGAGCTTCACTAAGGATAGGCCGAGCAACGCCAGGCTGCCAAACATCTCCAGTCTACCCGCTGAAAGAGACCCGGAACCTGGGTTCATTCAGGGGGGCGGTCAGGACACCCAGTCCTACCTCAGACAGACGGAGGATGTCCTGGCAGTTCTGACAGCCAGACTCCACCCAGAGGCCACACCGTCTCCCACACTGGACTCACCTTCTGGGGATTCTGATGTGGACACCTCCAGCACAGTCAGCCATCACAGCAACAACACCAAAACAAACACACTGTTGAAAAAAACTGCTGCAGACGTCCGTCAAAGAGACACGTTTTCTAGTAACGTAGCTAGTCAGGACTCAAATCACCGGCCTGAAAAGCCTCCTCCTTGTGGTTTAAGCAGGACGGAGGCTGTGAGGCGGACAGTAGGACTGAGACATGGCGTAGGAAGAGCTGGATCTGTAGACCTGAGCGATGAGCCTCAGAGTTTACCTTACTCTGATCAGGAGAGCAGCAGCAGCCAAACACACAGGAAGTACACCGTTCCTTTCCAGAAGGAAGATGGCAAGACTCCCAGGATGGCTCAGGCCTTGAGTCGGACCAGCAGCTTGTCAGCACCAAGACCCACCAGGGCCTCCATGCTCCGCAAGGCTCGCCTGGGGGAGGCCTCAGACAACGAGGGGACAGAAACAGACAGGTTGTCCCAAGAGGCGAGCAACGCCCTTGTGAAGAATCCTCAAGAACCCAAGAAACTCTCCAGACTGGATATGCTGGCCATGCCTCGTAGGAGGACGAGCTCGTTTAACACACCCAGTGACACGGAGTCCTCTTCCACTCCGCAGTGGACAAGCAGGAGCGCAGGATCTTCCAACCGCAACACAGATGTAAGCAGCACCTCCAATCAAAGGACCTCTACTGCTCCACCGACAAAACCTGCAGAACGGCCTCTGAAAGCAGCTCTCAGCAGACCAGCGGTGACTCGCTCGCGCTCAGTCGGCGCCAAGTATGCCAGCAGCACAGCAA CTTCCCACAGCCCTCGCGGTCAGCCTCGGCCCCAGCCGGTGGTCGCGCGGCACCCGAAACCACGCAGCAGCAGAGAGTCCGACGAGGAGAACCGAGAGGGAGAGGCTTTCCACAGCTGGAGCGCGCACAGTGCTGAGATCGCACG GTTGAGTCAGGATTTGGCCAAAGACTTGGCCATCTTAGCCAGAGAAATCCATGACGTAGCAggtgacggcgatgcacaaacgccGACTGGGGAGCACAGTGCTCCAACCGCTCATGAGAAGGTACATCAAGCTAAA CAGGTTCCACAAATCCCAGAGTCTGGATCAGAACAAGTCCAACCAAAGAAGGAGCCTGAACAGAACTCCAGGAAGTTAGCTCATACCAGAGATGAG GTCAAAGTTGGTAGTTTGATGCTGAGTCCGGTGTATGAGGTCACAGCGGGTATCAGAGAAAGCACACAGCAACTGGCTGACAAGATCAA GAAGTTGTTCCAGGACAGGATGGATGTTTGGGAAGATACCGAAGCAAGGATGAACTCCGATGTTGATGATACTGTTGGCAAATCTTCCAacaag GAAATTGTGTCCATCTTAAAAGAGCTCAGAGGCATTAAAATGCAACTTGAGG tCATTAATGCGGTCATGGGACCCAGTGACACGCCAGAAGCTGCAAAGACCTCAGCACCCGctgtctcctcctcctcatctgacGCTCGCTTCTCCAGGACTCCACCTCGAGACTGGAGGACGGTCCACTCTGTCTTCAAACGTGGCGGTGGTCCGAGACCCAGTGAGAGCGTCAGAAGAGCTGCCGTGACCCCCGACGACCTTAGAGAGGGATATTTAGTCTGA